A genomic segment from Aegilops tauschii subsp. strangulata cultivar AL8/78 chromosome 1, Aet v6.0, whole genome shotgun sequence encodes:
- the LOC109746479 gene encoding uncharacterized protein translates to MVAMDAGAAPAPLVGPPRHRPGPPALHHPPTAPTRPTGSAHVSNSSCYSTCSGFHLLKISSIVTSASFYLAFTDQWCCCVNLCRYVELGGGFPVKKKVQRSVGHFSAGKVVAHVLEAKMLAFVAADSLCICQDGIFRSLCVVGASSFTGKLLILGSDCVLM, encoded by the exons ATGGTCGCCATGGACGCCGGCGCTGCACCTGCGCCGCTGGTTGGTCCTCCCCGACACCGTCCTGGCCCTCCTGCATTGCATCACCCTCCTACCGCGCCTACTAGACCTACAG GAAGTGCTCATGTATCAAATTCCAGTTGTTACTCAACCTGTAGTGGATTCCATTTGCTGAAGATATCGTCCATTGTCACCAGTGCATCCTTCTATCTGGCCTTCACGGATCAGTG GTGCTGCTGTGTGAATTTGTGCCGCTATGTCGAATTGGGCGGAGGCTTCCCTGTCAAGAAGAAG GTGCAGAGAAGCGTTGGGCACTTCAGTGCAGGCAAGGTGGTTGCCCATGTCCTGGAGGCTAAGATGTTGGCTTTTGTAGCAGCAGATTCCCTAT GTATCTGTCAAGATGGGATATTCAGGTCGCTCTGCGTAGTGGGTGCCTCGTCATTTACAGGAAAGTTATTAATTCTAGGAAGCGATTGCGTGCTCATGTAG